From a region of the Capricornis sumatraensis isolate serow.1 chromosome 22, serow.2, whole genome shotgun sequence genome:
- the MDC1 gene encoding LOW QUALITY PROTEIN: mediator of DNA damage checkpoint protein 1 (The sequence of the model RefSeq protein was modified relative to this genomic sequence to represent the inferred CDS: deleted 2 bases in 1 codon), which translates to MEDTQILNWEVEEEEEVAESPNESLGYSLEPLAQLHIFSSSYGPEKDFPLYLGKNMIGRMPDCSVALPFSSISKQHAVIEISAWDKAPVLRDCGSLNGTQILRPPKVLSPGVSHRLRDRELILFADLPCQYHRLDVPRPFVSRGPLTVEETPRVQGGTQPPRLLLAEDSEEEVDSLLDKCVVKGPRTSSSATVVPESDEEGPSPAPDGPGPPSAFNLNSDTDEEESQESGAGEASSAARRGTAAETEQPEPVTAEIQIEKDQYSVKERNRDTEIERDVRNGVVPTGVILERSQPSGEDSDTDVSDESGPRRRLVGVRPKRAWSCNFKDSDTDGEDEGIPATPAVVPMKERQIFHEAGTQSPQAPGVARRQERPADGDTDIEKGEAPLDRSQASVVIDSNTDDEEEVSAALTLARLRESQAGKWNRDPDAEETRAQPVALLERSQASAGGDSDTDVEEEGLPVERRGMVPKGYMDREYSKKSQHPPRDSDTEGKEDESSPGVHLERSQASAQVEDEVPLGPAVALPEKRQVQGIVWPHHTDAKAEGDPAQLPVLHLEEARPPLVGDCELDSENTSGVRKSQLPVEKDAGTTWAAAVPEQDRAVAIRTQGGSSTAPGEQDLPSLKEDLADMVVDIGTPGEPQPQREGAQTTTGREREPHGNRATDSGDNLHDSEDLDLPATQCFVDRQNQSLEAAPSMEDEPTQAFLFPLPQEPGPSCCSSQATGSLDESWEVLATQPFCPRESEASETQTVVTLLDTRASCPPPSRTAQQEQHPESPGMEGREMQTVEKEMGTPREAAERVIPEGGPPQEETKKLPSEGEREDVTGEEELIGGIQGRGKNQVLARDTQSQESDKKVRSASSGRGMEIVKVEIETPKETQEKEREKQTLAGEIFESEAGKLVERESEADGLEVKGPQELLDRSPQMGETEAGDQDQKGQASGPPSELGAGAGDLQGLASDPVASGSQAGGGRGAPGSPRKQQRGDLNCEMPPAQKASRGDQESPDACLPPAAPEASAALPNSLISQIQKHPTPQSLLFPSPAPLELPIPRTRQNETQEAPETPFSSELNSVHPEPKVRLQASSPVSSLPLEPHPTTPTGQPIALEPISGVSRSRTRSSFDVTASSVVPTAVALQPSTSTDAPVIPKPTLRAPRGRAQRSSVKTPEPNVPTNQPVAPELTAVATRGRAQRSSVKTPKPDNPTTPKPQPSTSTDQPVTPKSTSRAPRGRTPRSSAKTLEPAVPTASELQPASPKDQPVAPELTSRATRGRTQRSSIKTSKPDMPTTPEPQPSTPTDQPVTPKPTSRAPRGRTPRSSAKTPEPVVSTASQLQPSALTDQPVTPELTSRATRGRAQRSSVKTPDSVTTTTPELQPSTSTDQLVTPKRTSRAPRGRTRRLSAKTPEPVVPTASELQPSAPADQPVGPWATQCRGHRSSVKTPEPVVPTVPEPQPSTSKDQSVTPEPTSQATESQTHRSSVKTSQPTEPTAPDLKPSSPTDQPVTPKVIAQGGPSRTGRASTASAVLVPTTPEFQSPVPSEQPLPPDPIPEVNCSRRLRATRKHGSPTAHVHEPCTVPPEPNSRSSRNQRHGSVKAAKPLSTIPEPAFAQLPEAPPHTPQVPKEEAADGSGFTPEPQPRASQNHKRPSATAHSPPLQKRLQRGRVPQKAASLKEEEENPVARPRKEEGVVIPGPGKRKREQTEEESQGRPSRSLRRTKPIQESTAPKVLFTGVVDARGERTVLALGGSLASSVAEASHLVTDRIRRTVKFLCALGRGIPILSLAWLHESRKAGCFLPPDEYLVTDPEQEKNFGFSLREALSRAQERRLLEGYEIHVTPGVQPPPPQMGEIINCCGGAILPSMPRSYKPQRFVITCSQDFPRCAVPYRVGLPILSPEFLLTGVLKQEVKPEAFAFSTVEMSST; encoded by the exons ATGGAAGACACCCAGATTTTAAACTGGGAAgttgaagaagaggaggaggttgCAGAGAGCCCCAATGAATCTCTGGGGTATAGCTTGGAGCCCCTAGCACAGCTGCATATCTTCAGTAGTTCCTATGGACCAGAAAAAG ACTTCCCACTCTACCTTGGAAAGAACATGATAGGCCGAATGCCTGATTGCTCTGTGGCCCTGCCCTTTTCATCAATCTCCAAACAACATGCAGTGATTGAAATCTCTGCCTGGGACAAGGCGCCTGTCCTCCGGGATTGCGGGAGCCTCAATGGCACTCAAATCCTGCGGCCTCCTAAGGTCCTGAGCCCTGGGGTGAGTCATCGTTTGCGGGACCGGGAGTTGATTCTCTTTGCTGACTTGCCCTGCCAGTACCATCGCTTGGATGTCCCCCGGCCTTTTGTCTCCCGGGGCCCTCTAACTGTAGAGGAGACACCCAGGGTACAGGGAGGAACTCAACCCCCCAGGCTTCTGTTGGCTGAGGACTCAGAGGAAGAAGTAG ATTCCCTTTTGGACAAGTGTGTGGTGAAAGGACCAAGGACCTCCTCTTCGGCAACAGTCGTTCCAGAGAG TGATGAAGAAGGGCCTTCCCCTGCCCCAGATGGGCCCGGGCCACCTTCTGCCTTCAACTTGAACAGCGACACGGATGAGGAAGAAAGTCAGGAATCAGGAGCAGGGGAGGCCTCTTCAGCTGCCAGAAGAGGTACCGCTGCAGAGACGGAACAGCCTGAACCTGTCACAGCCGAGATCCAGATTGAGAAGGATCAGTATTCCGTGAAGGAGAGGAACAGGGACACAGAAATCGAGAGGGATGTGAGGAATGGGGTGGTTCCAACTGGAGTGATTCTGGAGAGGAGCCAGCCTTCTGGGGAGGACAGTGACACAGATGTGAGTGATGAGAGTGGGCCTCGAAGAAGGCTTGTTGGGGTCCGTCCGAAAAGGGCCTGGTCTTGTAACTTCAAAGACAGTGATACCGATGGAGAGGACGAGGGGATCCCTGCTACCCCAGCAGTGGTTCCCATGAAGGAGAGGCAGATCTTCCACGAAGCTGGTACACAGAGCCCCCAGGCACCTGGTGTGGCACGTCGGCAGGAGAGGCCAGCTGATGGTGATACAGATATAGAGAAGGGGGAGGCCCCCCTGGACAGAAGCCAAGCCTCTGTGGTGATTGACAGCAATACAGACGATGAGGAAGAAGTCTCAGCAGCACTGACACTGGCACGTCTAAGAGAGAGCCAGGCTGGTAAGTGGAACCGAGATCCAGATGCAGAAGAGACCAGGGCCCAACCTGTGGCCCTTCTGGAGCGAAGCCAGGCCTCTGCTGGGGGAGACAGTGACACAGATGTGGAGGAAGAGGGGCTCCCAGTGGAAAGGAGGGGAATGGTTCCCAAGGGTTACATGGACAGGGAATATTCAAAAAAGAGCCAGCACCCTCCCAGGGACAGTGATACAGAGGGGAAGGAAGATGAGAGCTCACCGGGGGTCCACCTGGAGAGAAGCCAGGCCTCTGCACAAGTGGAGGATGAGGTCCCACTGGGGCCAGCTGTTGCACTTCCGGAGAAGCGTCAGGTACAAGGCATAGTGTGGCCACATCACACCGATGCGAAGGCAGAAGGGGACCCGGCACAGCTCCCCGTGCTGCATCTAGAGGAAGCCCGGCCTCCTCTAGTTGGGGACTGTGAACTAGATTCGGAGAACACATCTGGTGTCAGAAAGAGCCAGCTTCCGGTGGAAAAAGATGCTGGGACCACGTGGGCTGCAGCCGTTCCTGAACAGGACAGAGCAGTTGCCATCAGGACCCAGGGTGGGTCATCCACGGCACCAGGGGAGCAAGACCTT CCCAGTCTCAAGGAAGACCTAGCAGATATGGTGGTGGACATAGGCACTCCAGGGGAGCCCCAACCGCAGAGAGAGGGGGCCCAGACCACtacaggaagggagagagaaccaCATGGGAATAGGGCCACAGACTCTGGAGACAACCTCCACG ATTCTGAAGATCTGGACCTACCAGCTACCCAGTGCTTTGTAGACAGACAGAATCAGAGCCTGGAAG CAGCCCCCAGCATGGAGGATGAGCCCACCCAGGCCTTCCTGTTTCCTCTGCCCCAAGAGCCTGGCCCTTCctgttgcagctcccaggccacAG GTTCCTTGGATGAGTCATGGGAGGTCTTGGCGACACAGCCATTCTGTCCGAGAGAGTCTGAGGCCTCCGAGACCCAAACCGTTGTCACCCTCCTTGACACCCGTGCATCTTGCCCCCCTCCATCTAGGACAGCACAGCAAGAGCAACATCCAGAGAGCCCAGGGATGGAAGGCAGAGAGATGCAGactgtggagaaagaaatgggtaCCCCAAGAGAAGCAGCAGAGAGGGTGATCCCTGAGGGAGGGCCACCGCAGGAGGAAACCAAGAAACTGCCCtcggaaggagagagggaagatgtGACGGGAGAGGAAGAATTAATCGGGGGGATACAGGGCAGAGGAAAAAATCAGGTGTTAGCTAGAGATACTCAGAGCCAAGAATCTGACAAAAAAGTGAGAAGTGCAAGTTCTGGAAGGGGAATGGAGATTGTAAAGGTAGAAATTGAGACACCCAaggaaacacaggagaaagagagagaaaagcagactCTCGCAGGGGAAATATTTGAGAGTGAAGCAGGGAAACtggtagagagagagagtgaggcaGATGGGTTAGAAGTCAAGGGACCCCAAGAGCTACTGGACAGAAGCCCACAGATGGGGGAGACAGAGGCGGGGGACCAGGACCAGAAAGGCCAAGCCTCTGGTCCGCCATCAGAGCTTGGAGCAGGGGCAGGAGACCTTCAGGGACTTGCTTCAGACCCAGTAGCTTCTGGGAGCCAGGCAGGTGGAGGAAGGGGAGCCCCAGGGAGCCCCAGGAAGCAGCAGAGAG GTGACTTGAATTGCGAGATGCCACCTGCTCAGAAGGCTTCCAGG GGTGATCAGGAATCCCCAGATGCTTGTCTGCCTCCTGCAGCGCCTGAAGCCTCAGCCGCACTCCCAAATTCCCTCATCTCTCAGATCCAAAAACATCCCACACCTCAGTCCCTCCTTTTTCCCTCTCCAGCTCCTTTAGAACTGCCTATTCCCAGGACCAGACAAAATGAGACTCAGGAAGCTCCAGAGACTCCCTTCTCCTCAGAGCTGAACTCTGTCCACCCAGAACCCAAAGTCAGGCTCCAGGCGTCCTCTCCAGTTTCTTCTCTACCCCTTGAGCCCCACCCTACCACCCCCACAGGCCAGCCTATTGCCCTTGAACCCATATCTGGGGTCTCTCGGAGCAGGACACGTAGTTCCTTTGATGTAACTGCCTCATCAGTGGTCCCCACAGCCGTTGCACTGCAGCCATCCACCTCCACAGACGCGCCTGTCATCCCTAAGCCCACACTTCGGGCCCCTCGGGGCAGGGCACAGAGGTCTTCTGTCAAAACCCCTGAACCCAATGTCCCCACCAACCAGCCTGTTGCCCCTGAGCTCACAGCTGTGGCAACTCGGGGCAGGGCACAGAGGTCTTCTGTCAAGACTCCCAAACCAGATAACCCCACAACACCCAAGCCCCAGCCTTCCACTTCCACAGACCAGCCTGTCACCCCCAAATCCACATCTCGGGCCCCTCGGGGCAGGACACCTAGGTCTTCTGCCAAGACTCTTGAACCAGCTGTCCCCACAGCCTCTGAGCTCCAGCCTGCTTCCCCTAAAGACCAGCCTGTTGCTCCTGAGCTCACATCTAGAGCCACTCGGGGCAGGACACAGAGGTCTTCTATCAAGACTTCCAAACCAGATATGCCCACAACCCCCGAGCCCCAGCCTTCCACTCCCACAGACCAGCCTGTCACCCCCAAACCCACGTCTCGGGCCCCTCGGGGCAGGACACCTAGGTCTTCCGCCAAGACTCCTGAACCAGTTGTCTCCACAGCCTCTCAGCTCCAGCCTTCTGCCCTCACAGATCAGCCTGTCACTCCTGAGCTCACATCTAGGGCTACTCGGGGCCGGGCACAGAGGTCCTCTGTCAAAACCCCTGATTCAGTTACCACCACAACACCTGAGCTCCAGCCTTCCACCTCCACAGACCAGCTTGTCACCCCCAAACGCACATCTCGGGCCCCTCGAGGCAGGACACGTAGGTTGTCTGCCAAGACTCCTGAACCAGTTGTTCCCACAGCCTCTGAGCTCCAGCCTTCTGCCCCTGCAGACCAGCCTGTTGGTCCTTGGGCCACTCAGTGTAGAGGACATAGGTCTTCTGTCAAGACCCCAGAACCAGTTGTCCCCACAGTCCCTGAACCTCAGCCTTCCACTTCTAAAGACCAGTCTGTCactcctgagcccacatctcAGGCCACTGAGAGCCAAACACATAGGTCTTCCGTCAAGACATCCCAGCCAACGGAACCCACAGCCCCTGACCTCAAACCTTCCTCCCCCACAGACCAGCCTGTCACTCCCAAGGTCATAGCTCAGGGTGGTCCAAGCAGGACAGGAAGGGCTTCCACAGCAAGTGCTGTGCTGGTTCCTACTACCCCTGAATTCCAGTCTCCAGTCCCGTCAGAACAGCCTCTTCCCCCTGACCCCATCCCCGAAGTCAACTGCAGCAGGAGGCTGAGGGCCACTAGGAAACATGGGTCTCCCACAGCTCATGTTCATGAGCCCTGCACCGTACCCCCTGAACCTAACTCCCGCTCTTCAAGGAACCAAAGACATGGGTCAGTGAAAGCAGCCAAGCCCCTTAGCACCATTCCTGAGCCTGCCTTTGCCCAGCTCCCCGAGGCACCGCCTCACACTCCCCAGGTGCCAAAGGAGGAGGCAGCAGATGGATCAGGCTTCACCCCAGAGCCCCAGCCTAGGGCCTCTCAAAACCACAAGAGGCCTTCAGCTACTGCACATTCACCTCCACTTCAAAAACGGCTCCAGAGAGGGAGAGTCCCTCAGAAGGCAGCATCCcttaaggaggaagaagaaaatccAGTAGCGAGGCCGAGGAAGGAAGAG GGTGTAGTGATTCCAGGTCCAGGCAAGAGAAAGAGGGAGCAGACAGAGGAGGAGTCCCAGGGAAGACCGAGCCGCAGCCTGCGACGGACCAAACCGATCCAGGAGTCCACGGCCCCCAAA GTGCTGTTCACCGGTGTGGTGGATGCCCGGGGAGAGAGGACGGTGCTGGCCCTGGGGGGCAGTTTGGCCAGCTCGGTGGCCGAGGCTTCTCACCTGGTGACTGATCGGATCCGCCGGACGGTCAAGTTTCTCTGTGCCCTGGGCCGGGGTATCCCCATCCTCTCCCTGGCCTGGCTGCATGAG TCCCGCAAGGCAGGCTGCTTCTTGCCCCCGGACGAATATTTGGTGACTGATCCTGAGCAGGAGAAGAACTTCGGCTTCAGCCTTCGGGAGGCCCTGAGCCGAGCTCAGGAGCGAAGGCTGCTGGAG GGCTATGAGATTCACGTGACCCCCGGAGTCCAGCCACCGCCACCTCAGATGGGAGAAATCATCAACTGCTGTGGAGGCGCCATCCTGCCCAGCATGCCTCGGTCCTACAAG CCTCAGAGGTTCGTGATCACATGTTCCCAGGACTTTCCTCGATGTGCTGTTCCATATCGGGTTGGGCTGCCTATCCTCTCACCCGAATTCCTGCTGACGGGAGTACTGAAGCAGGAAGTCAAGCCAGAGGCCTTTGCTTTCTCCACTGTGGAAATGTCATCCACCTGA
- the NRM gene encoding nurim isoform X1, producing the protein MAPALLLVPAALASFILAFGTGVEFVRFTSLRPLLGRISESGNPDARQGWLAALQDQSILVPLVWDLGLLLLFVGQHSLMATETVKEWMSRYFGVLQRSLYVACTALALQLVMRYWEPVPRGPVLWEARAEPWATWVPLLCFVLHVISWLLIFSILLVFDYAELMGLKQVYYHVLGLGEPLALKSPRALRLFSHLRHPVCVELLTVLWVVPTLGTDRLLLALLLTLYLGLAHGLDQHDLRYLRNQLQRKLHLLSRPQDGEAE; encoded by the exons ATGGCTCCTGCACTGCTCCTGGTCCCTGCTGCCCTCGCCTCTTTCATCCTGGCCTTTGGCACCGGAGTGGAGTTCGTACGATTTACCTCCCTTCGGCCACTTCTTGGAAGAATCTCGGAGTCTGGCAATCCGG ATGCCCGCCAGGGATGGCTGGCTGCCCTGCAGGACCAAAGCATCCTTGTCCCGCTGGTTTGGGATCTGGGGCTCCTGTTACTGTTTGTGGGGCAGCACAGCCTCATGGCAACTGAGACCGTGAAGGAATGGATGTCCCGGTACTTTGGGGTCCTTCAGAGGTCACTGTACGTGGCATGCACTGCCCTGGCCTTGCAG ctGGTGATGCGGTACTGGGAGCCTGTGCCCAGGGGTCCTGTGTTGTGGGAGGCTCGGGCTGAGCCATGGGCCACTTGGGTGCCCCTCCTCTGCTTTGTCCTCCACGTCATTTCCTGGCTCCTCATCTTCAGCATCCTTCTCGTCTTCGACTACGCAGAGCTCATGGGCCTGAAACAG GTGTACTACCATGTGCTGGGGCTGGGCGAGCCTCTGGCCCTGAAGTCGCCCCGGGCTCTGAGACTCTTCTCCCACCTGCGCCATCCAGTGTGCGTGGAGCTGCTGACAGTGCTATGGGTGGTACCCACCCTGGGCACTGACCGCCTGCTCCTTGCTCTCCTCCTTACCCTCTACCTGGGCCTGGCTCATGGACTGGACCAGCATGATCTCCGCTATCTCCGGAACCAGCTACAAAGAAAACTCCACCTGCTCTCCCGGCCCCAGGATGGGGAGGCCGAGTAA
- the NRM gene encoding nurim isoform X3, with translation MAPALLLVPAALASFILAFGTGVEFVRFTSLRPLLGRISESGNPDARQGWLAALQDQSILVPLVWDLGLLLLFVGQHSLMATETVKEWMSRYFGVLQRSLYVACTALALQVYYHVLGLGEPLALKSPRALRLFSHLRHPVCVELLTVLWVVPTLGTDRLLLALLLTLYLGLAHGLDQHDLRYLRNQLQRKLHLLSRPQDGEAE, from the exons ATGGCTCCTGCACTGCTCCTGGTCCCTGCTGCCCTCGCCTCTTTCATCCTGGCCTTTGGCACCGGAGTGGAGTTCGTACGATTTACCTCCCTTCGGCCACTTCTTGGAAGAATCTCGGAGTCTGGCAATCCGG ATGCCCGCCAGGGATGGCTGGCTGCCCTGCAGGACCAAAGCATCCTTGTCCCGCTGGTTTGGGATCTGGGGCTCCTGTTACTGTTTGTGGGGCAGCACAGCCTCATGGCAACTGAGACCGTGAAGGAATGGATGTCCCGGTACTTTGGGGTCCTTCAGAGGTCACTGTACGTGGCATGCACTGCCCTGGCCTTGCAG GTGTACTACCATGTGCTGGGGCTGGGCGAGCCTCTGGCCCTGAAGTCGCCCCGGGCTCTGAGACTCTTCTCCCACCTGCGCCATCCAGTGTGCGTGGAGCTGCTGACAGTGCTATGGGTGGTACCCACCCTGGGCACTGACCGCCTGCTCCTTGCTCTCCTCCTTACCCTCTACCTGGGCCTGGCTCATGGACTGGACCAGCATGATCTCCGCTATCTCCGGAACCAGCTACAAAGAAAACTCCACCTGCTCTCCCGGCCCCAGGATGGGGAGGCCGAGTAA
- the NRM gene encoding nurim isoform X2 gives MAPALLLVPAALASFILAFGTGVEFVRFTSLRPLLGRISESGNPDARQGWLAALQDQSILVPLVWDLGLLLLFVGQHSLMATETVKEWMSRYFGVLQRSLYVACTALALQFLFLPQLVMRYWEPVPRGPVLWEARAEPWATWVPLLCFVLHVISWLLIFSILLVFDYAELMGLKQVYYHVLGLGEPLALKSPRALRLFSHLRHPVCVELLTVLWVVPTLGTDRLLLALLLTLYLGLAHGLDQHDLRYLRNQLQRKLHLLSRPQDGEAE, from the exons ATGGCTCCTGCACTGCTCCTGGTCCCTGCTGCCCTCGCCTCTTTCATCCTGGCCTTTGGCACCGGAGTGGAGTTCGTACGATTTACCTCCCTTCGGCCACTTCTTGGAAGAATCTCGGAGTCTGGCAATCCGG ATGCCCGCCAGGGATGGCTGGCTGCCCTGCAGGACCAAAGCATCCTTGTCCCGCTGGTTTGGGATCTGGGGCTCCTGTTACTGTTTGTGGGGCAGCACAGCCTCATGGCAACTGAGACCGTGAAGGAATGGATGTCCCGGTACTTTGGGGTCCTTCAGAGGTCACTGTACGTGGCATGCACTGCCCTGGCCTTGCAG ttcctcttccttcctcagctGGTGATGCGGTACTGGGAGCCTGTGCCCAGGGGTCCTGTGTTGTGGGAGGCTCGGGCTGAGCCATGGGCCACTTGGGTGCCCCTCCTCTGCTTTGTCCTCCACGTCATTTCCTGGCTCCTCATCTTCAGCATCCTTCTCGTCTTCGACTACGCAGAGCTCATGGGCCTGAAACAG GTGTACTACCATGTGCTGGGGCTGGGCGAGCCTCTGGCCCTGAAGTCGCCCCGGGCTCTGAGACTCTTCTCCCACCTGCGCCATCCAGTGTGCGTGGAGCTGCTGACAGTGCTATGGGTGGTACCCACCCTGGGCACTGACCGCCTGCTCCTTGCTCTCCTCCTTACCCTCTACCTGGGCCTGGCTCATGGACTGGACCAGCATGATCTCCGCTATCTCCGGAACCAGCTACAAAGAAAACTCCACCTGCTCTCCCGGCCCCAGGATGGGGAGGCCGAGTAA
- the NRM gene encoding nurim isoform X4, whose product MAPALLLVPAALASFILAFGTGVEFVRFTSLRPLLGRISESGNPGVLPCAGAGRASGPEVAPGSETLLPPAPSSVRGAADSAMGGTHPGH is encoded by the exons ATGGCTCCTGCACTGCTCCTGGTCCCTGCTGCCCTCGCCTCTTTCATCCTGGCCTTTGGCACCGGAGTGGAGTTCGTACGATTTACCTCCCTTCGGCCACTTCTTGGAAGAATCTCGGAGTCTGGCAATCCGG GTGTACTACCATGTGCTGGGGCTGGGCGAGCCTCTGGCCCTGAAGTCGCCCCGGGCTCTGAGACTCTTCTCCCACCTGCGCCATCCAGTGTGCGTGGAGCTGCTGACAGTGCTATGGGTGGTACCCACCCTGGGCACTGA
- the PPP1R18 gene encoding phostensin yields MATIPDWKLQLLARRRQEEAAVRGRETAERERLSQMPAWKRGLLERRRAKLGLSPGEPSPAPGTTEAGPPNPDESAVLLEAIGPVHQNRFIRQERQQQQQQQQQQRSEELLTDKRPGPLETRGRRPSPGETRDPSPKGRESREERLSPSEAREKRLGIGGARESSPRPLESRDWRQSPGEAGDRSSRLSEVRKWRLSPGETTERSLRLAEPREQSPRITEVVDSKRSPEESDNQKLGLTDSHKWRPDPRESPGQSLGQLEASEWRPSSGEERKDCSEEWGRKDERPIPRMDPEGTTASSETPTREAPDSRSAGPEGAEERPSPVEDGERGLRPPEGWKWTLNSGKARDWTPRDTEPQPQKPDTPESVEKHVGPLGAEAEKEEAGAQSRPLGALQDRCSAPSPLSPEDAGTGASRRQEEEAGELRPPPAAPLSPPPPAPPAPQSLGDPLMSRLFYGVKAGPGVGAPRRSGHTFTVNPRRSAPPAAPATPAAPATADTAVPGAGKKRYPTAEEILVLGGYLRLSRSCLVKGSPERRHKQLKISFSETALETTYQYPSESSVLEELGPEPEAPSAPSPPAAQADDEEEEEELLLLQPELQGGLRTKALIVDESCRR; encoded by the exons ATGGCCACCATCCCAGACTGGAAGCTACAGCTGCTAGCCCGGCGCCGGCAGGAAGAGGCAGCCGTTCGCGGCCGTGAGACGGCAGAGCGGGAGCGGCTGTCGCAGATGCCAGCCTGGAAGCGGGGCCTTCTGGAGCGCCGCCGGGCCAAGCTTGGTCTGTCTCCTGGGGAGCCTAGCCCTGCGCCTGGGACTACGGAGGCTGGACCTCCAAACCCAGACGAGTCTGCTGTCCTCCTGGAGGCCATTGGGCCTGTGCACCAGAACCGATTTATCCGGCAAGagcgccagcagcagcagcagcagcagcaacagcagcggaGTGAAGAGCTACTCACGGACAAACGGCCTGGACCTTTGGAGACCCGGGGGCGGAGACCCAGCCCCGGGGAGACACGGGATCCCAGCCCCAAGGGAAGAGAGTCCAGGGAAGAGCGGCTCAGTCCCAGCGAGGCCAGAGAGAAGAGGCTGGGGATAGGGGGAGCTCGAGAGTCGAGCCCCAGGCCTTTGGAGTCTCGGGACTGGAGGCAGAGCCCAGGAGAGGCTGGAGACAGGAGCTCCAGACTGTCAGAGGTGCGGAAATGGAGGCTGAGCCCTGGAGAAACTACTGAGCGGAGTTTGAGACTGGCAGAGCCCCGAGAACAAAGCCCCAGGATAACAGAGGTGGTGGACAGTAAACGGAGCCCTGAAGAGTCTGACAACCAGAAGCTGGGCCTGACAGACTCCCATAAATGGAGGCCTGACCCCAGAGAGTCTCCGGGACAGAGTTTGGGACAACTGGAGGCATCAGAGTGGAGGCCGAGttcaggagaagaaagaaaagactgcTCAGAGGAATGGGGGAGAAAAGACGAGAGGCCGATTCCAAGAATGGACCCAGAAGGGACCACAGCGTCGTCGGAGACCCCAACAAGGGAGGCTCCAGACAGTCGCTCTGCAGGACCAGAGGGAGCGGAAGAAAGGCCCAGCCCCGTAGAGGATGGCGAGAGGGGCCTGCGGCCGCCGGAAGGATGGAAATGGACCCTGAACTCTGGGAAGGCCCGAGACTGGACACCCAGGGACACAGAGCCTCAGCCCCAGAAACCAGACACTCCAGAGTCTGTCGAGAAGCACGTGGGTCCTTTGGGTGCAGAGGCTGAGAAGGAGGAGGCGGGCGCTCAGAGCAGGCCTCTGGGCGCCCTGCAGGACCGCTGCTCTGCgccctcccccctctccccagAGGACGCCGGGACTGGAGCCTCTAGACGGCAGGAAGAGGAAGCAGGGGAACTCCGGCCCCCACCCGCAGCCCctctgtctcccccacccccagccccacctgcccCCCAGTCCCTTGGGGATCCCCTCATGAGCCGGCTCTTCTACGGGGTGAAGgcagggccaggggtgggggcccCCCGCCGCAGCGGACACACCTTCACAGTCAACCCCCGGCGGTCCGCGCCCCCTGCAGCCCCCGCCACTCCAGCTGCCCCAGCCACAGCTGACACGGCGGTCCCTGGGGCTGGGAAGAAGCGGTACCCGACTGCCGAGGAGATCTTGGTTCTGGGGGGCTACCTCCGCCTCAGCCGCAGCTGCCTTGTCAAGGGGTCCCCTGAAAGGCGCCACAAACAG CTCAAGATCTCCTTCAGCGAGACAGCCCTGGAGACCACGTATCAGTATCCCTCGGAGAGTTCGGTGCTAGAAGAGCTGGGCCCGGAGCCTGAGGCCCCCAGCGCCCCCAGTCCCCCAGCGGCCCAAGCCGACgacgaagaggaggaggaggagctgctgTTGCTGCAGCCAGAGCTTCAGGGCGGGCTGCGCACCAAGGCCCTGATAGTGG ATGAGTCTTGCCGGAGGTGA